One genomic region from Haloterrigena gelatinilytica encodes:
- a CDS encoding potassium channel family protein, whose amino-acid sequence MVSFGFLSVTPGAVESLSSTGPVRLLSLVVGIGCLSVAIVDLFWTILWDDKGAGPLSSRLMVSAWHRLRTLGDERDQGLSIGGPLILALNLFVWVGLIWLGWTLVFAGSEDALVHSRPTGPVTWIGRFYFVAQTMFTMGNGDFYPGTSLWQVAAALTTASGMLFVTLGVSYVISVLDGVTGRRSYANSVLGIGKRGETFVTTGWNGEDFDQFDHLLDTLSAELSDLGAQHKIHPILHYYHSDELLDSSARAVVVFDEALTLLRFGVPEEHRPNDALIASARSNAESYLNAYTDTIEPADQVPPAPDLDHLREAGVPTVSDAEFADALADLDERRRQLRAVIEASGREWPSGSDD is encoded by the coding sequence ATGGTCAGTTTCGGCTTTCTCAGCGTCACTCCCGGTGCCGTCGAGAGCCTCTCATCGACCGGGCCGGTACGGCTCCTGTCTCTCGTGGTCGGAATCGGCTGTCTCTCCGTCGCGATCGTCGACCTGTTCTGGACGATACTCTGGGACGACAAGGGTGCGGGACCGCTCTCGTCGCGGTTGATGGTCAGCGCGTGGCACCGGCTCCGCACTCTCGGCGACGAGCGCGACCAGGGACTTTCGATCGGCGGGCCGCTCATCCTCGCGTTGAACCTCTTCGTGTGGGTCGGACTCATCTGGCTCGGCTGGACGCTCGTCTTCGCCGGCAGCGAGGACGCTCTCGTTCACTCCCGCCCGACAGGGCCCGTCACGTGGATCGGGCGGTTCTACTTCGTCGCGCAGACCATGTTCACGATGGGGAACGGGGACTTCTACCCCGGCACCAGCCTGTGGCAAGTCGCCGCCGCTCTGACGACGGCCAGCGGGATGTTGTTCGTCACGCTGGGCGTGTCGTACGTGATCTCAGTGCTCGACGGCGTCACCGGCCGTCGATCGTACGCGAACAGCGTCCTGGGGATCGGTAAACGGGGCGAGACGTTCGTCACGACCGGCTGGAACGGCGAGGACTTCGACCAGTTCGACCACCTCCTCGATACACTCTCGGCCGAGCTCAGTGACCTCGGGGCCCAACACAAGATCCATCCGATCCTCCACTACTACCACAGCGACGAACTGCTCGACTCCTCGGCCAGAGCGGTCGTCGTCTTCGACGAGGCGCTGACGCTCCTGCGGTTCGGGGTCCCCGAGGAACACCGACCGAACGACGCGCTCATCGCGAGTGCGCGCTCGAACGCCGAGAGCTACCTCAACGCATACACCGACACGATCGAGCCGGCCGACCAGGTGCCCCCGGCACCGGATCTCGATCACCTCCGCGAGGCGGGCGTTCCCACGGTCTCCGACGCGGAGTTCGCCGACGCGCTCGCTGACCTCGACGAGCGCCGCCGGCAGCTGCGCGCCGTCATCGAGGCGAGCGGTCGCGAGTGGCCGTCGGGGAGCGACGACTGA
- the mct gene encoding succinyl-CoA:mesaconate CoA-transferase, with protein sequence MGALSNLRVLDLTQVLAGPYCTMLLADMGADVVKIERPGGDMIRSNPPFVDDPETEAYGGYFQSVNRGKKSIELNLGDEDDRADFLSLVEEADVVVENYRSGTMEKYDLGYETLKEYNDDLIYSSIRGFGDPRTGETERQGQPSFDLIAQALGGVMETTGQPDGPPTKTGPGVGDLFTATLNCIGILAAVNHREQTGEGQYVDTAMYDSMLSFTERAIYQQSYTGEAPTRRGNSHPTLFPYNAFETADGYAVIAAFNDNHWAELCDVMGREDLAEKYPTTAERLEHRASLRDEIADWTLAQTNEELVSKLEGRVPAAKAQTTEEIFDDPHVHARDMLVPVEQPGADRDVEIAGNPIKMSETEPKPRGRAPLLDEHREEILGERAEKTADD encoded by the coding sequence ATGGGAGCGCTTTCGAATCTGCGCGTGCTCGATCTGACCCAGGTGCTGGCCGGGCCGTACTGCACGATGTTGCTCGCGGACATGGGCGCGGACGTCGTCAAAATCGAGCGGCCGGGCGGCGATATGATCCGCTCGAACCCGCCGTTCGTCGACGACCCCGAGACGGAGGCCTACGGCGGCTACTTCCAGAGCGTCAACCGCGGCAAGAAGAGCATCGAGCTGAACTTAGGCGACGAGGACGACCGCGCGGACTTCCTCTCGCTGGTCGAGGAGGCCGACGTCGTCGTCGAGAACTACCGCTCGGGGACGATGGAGAAGTACGATCTGGGCTACGAGACGCTGAAGGAGTACAACGACGACCTCATCTACTCCTCGATCCGCGGCTTCGGCGACCCGCGAACGGGCGAAACGGAGCGGCAGGGCCAACCCTCCTTCGACCTCATCGCGCAGGCGCTGGGCGGGGTCATGGAGACCACCGGCCAGCCCGACGGCCCGCCGACGAAGACCGGCCCCGGCGTCGGCGATCTCTTCACGGCGACGCTGAACTGCATCGGCATTCTGGCCGCCGTCAACCACCGCGAACAGACCGGCGAGGGCCAGTACGTCGACACCGCCATGTACGACTCGATGCTCAGCTTCACCGAGCGCGCGATCTACCAGCAGTCCTACACCGGCGAGGCGCCGACTCGACGGGGCAACTCCCACCCCACGCTCTTCCCCTACAACGCCTTCGAGACCGCCGACGGCTACGCCGTCATCGCCGCGTTCAACGACAACCACTGGGCCGAGCTCTGCGACGTGATGGGCCGCGAAGATCTGGCCGAGAAGTATCCGACCACCGCGGAGCGCCTCGAGCACCGCGCGTCGCTGCGCGACGAGATCGCCGACTGGACCCTCGCACAGACCAACGAGGAACTGGTCAGCAAACTCGAGGGTCGGGTCCCGGCCGCCAAGGCCCAGACCACCGAGGAGATCTTCGACGACCCGCACGTCCACGCGCGGGACATGCTCGTGCCCGTCGAACAGCCCGGCGCCGACCGCGATGTCGAGATCGCGGGCAACCCGATCAAGATGAGCGAGACCGAGCCCAAGCCTCGCGGTCGCGCGCCGCTGTTGGACGAACACCGCGAAGAGATTCTGGGTGAGCGGGCGGAGAAGACGGCGGACGACTGA
- a CDS encoding methylaspartate ammonia-lyase: protein MEITGIHATPGYSGFFFDDQRAIKQGAQQDGFTYDGEPVTDGFDEIRQAGETIIVDVELADGTVVRGDCAAVQYSGAGGRDPLFRAEEYAPVVSGPVADELEGRDATDFLENAETLEELQIDGDRLHTAIRYGVSQALLSAAAEAQHTTRTDVLADALSTEPATEPVPVFGQSGDDRYNNTEKMFVKGVPVLPHALINSVEKIGENGETLLEYVEWLVERSQELGPDGYEPRFHIDVYGMIGEVFGAPYDRDEVVDYFADLEDAAAPYPIQIEGPMDVGNREDQIAAMVELREGLKDAGVDVDIVADEWCNTFEDVRAFVDAEAADLVQVKTPDLGGIHRSGQAVRYCEGTETRAYLGGTCNETETSARACAHVALATNAAQVLAKPGMGFDEGYMIVENEMRRTIARREREQRQTGTDEVAADD from the coding sequence ATGGAAATCACAGGCATTCACGCGACGCCCGGCTATTCCGGGTTCTTCTTCGACGACCAGCGCGCGATCAAACAGGGCGCACAGCAGGACGGGTTCACCTACGACGGCGAGCCCGTGACCGACGGCTTCGACGAGATTCGCCAGGCCGGCGAGACGATCATTGTCGACGTCGAACTCGCCGACGGCACCGTGGTGCGGGGCGACTGCGCCGCGGTCCAGTACTCCGGCGCCGGCGGGCGCGACCCGCTCTTTCGGGCCGAGGAGTACGCTCCCGTCGTCTCCGGCCCCGTCGCCGACGAACTCGAGGGCCGCGACGCGACCGACTTCCTCGAGAACGCGGAGACGCTCGAGGAGCTGCAGATAGACGGCGACCGGCTCCACACGGCGATCCGCTACGGCGTCTCGCAGGCCCTGCTGTCCGCGGCCGCCGAAGCGCAACACACCACGCGCACGGACGTGCTGGCCGACGCCCTGAGCACCGAGCCCGCCACGGAGCCGGTGCCGGTCTTCGGCCAGTCCGGCGACGACCGCTACAACAACACGGAAAAGATGTTCGTGAAGGGCGTCCCCGTGCTCCCGCACGCGCTGATCAACAGCGTCGAGAAGATCGGCGAGAACGGCGAGACGCTGCTCGAGTACGTGGAGTGGCTCGTCGAGCGCTCGCAGGAACTCGGACCCGACGGCTACGAGCCCCGATTCCATATCGACGTCTACGGCATGATCGGGGAGGTCTTCGGCGCGCCCTACGATCGCGACGAAGTGGTCGACTACTTCGCCGACCTCGAGGACGCCGCCGCGCCGTACCCGATCCAGATCGAGGGGCCGATGGACGTCGGCAACCGCGAAGACCAGATCGCGGCGATGGTCGAACTCCGAGAAGGGCTGAAAGACGCCGGCGTCGATGTCGATATCGTCGCCGACGAGTGGTGTAACACCTTCGAGGACGTGCGGGCGTTCGTCGACGCCGAGGCCGCGGACCTCGTGCAGGTCAAGACCCCCGATCTCGGCGGCATCCACCGCAGCGGGCAGGCGGTCCGCTACTGCGAGGGGACCGAGACCCGCGCCTATCTGGGCGGGACCTGCAACGAGACGGAGACCTCCGCGCGCGCCTGCGCCCACGTCGCGCTCGCGACGAACGCCGCGCAGGTGCTCGCCAAGCCCGGGATGGGCTTCGACGAGGGCTACATGATCGTCGAGAACGAGATGCGGCGGACGATCGCCCGCCGCGAGCGGGAACAACGGCAAACCGGCACTGACGAGGTGGCCGCAGATGACTGA
- a CDS encoding AI-2E family transporter → MSALRGWDGRRAVWVALGLVIALAIGFALYAYVGTLLFAIFLYYATRPFYRVLDRRLEHPNVTATVTIAAVVLPLVAVAGYAGVLALRELDQFLAASGLESYRSLLQPYLSIVRERNVDRLRRLLAADGGRSIASILRRGIPSVLERLSTIAGLVFAILARFFLMLTFLFYLLRDDGTLRRWFTRSVDGDEEIVSFLEAVDDDLETVFVGNLAIVGVAAVVAAVAYLGLNLVASSGPVVGTPALLAVLIGVGTLIPAVGMKLVYVPYGLYLFGLAFSTPAPLWQPIAFFALSFTVVDTIPDFFARSLLSARSGVHMGLVLLGYFLGTLAFGWYGLFLGPIVVVAAVHFADRIFPDLASAVLAE, encoded by the coding sequence ATGTCCGCGCTCCGCGGCTGGGACGGCCGTCGCGCCGTCTGGGTCGCCCTCGGTCTGGTCATCGCCCTCGCGATCGGCTTCGCCCTCTACGCCTACGTCGGAACGCTCCTCTTCGCGATCTTTCTCTACTACGCCACCCGGCCGTTCTACCGCGTGCTCGATCGACGCCTCGAGCATCCGAACGTGACGGCGACCGTCACGATCGCGGCCGTCGTCCTCCCGCTGGTCGCCGTCGCCGGCTACGCCGGGGTCCTGGCCCTCCGAGAGCTCGATCAGTTCCTCGCCGCGAGCGGCCTCGAGTCCTATCGATCGCTCCTCCAGCCGTACCTCTCGATCGTTCGCGAGCGAAACGTCGACCGATTACGGCGGCTGCTCGCCGCCGACGGGGGACGGTCGATCGCCTCGATCCTCCGACGAGGGATTCCGAGCGTCCTCGAGCGACTGTCGACGATCGCGGGTCTCGTCTTCGCGATACTCGCGCGGTTTTTCCTCATGCTCACGTTCCTCTTTTACCTGCTGCGCGACGACGGGACGCTCCGACGGTGGTTCACCCGGAGCGTCGACGGCGACGAGGAGATCGTCTCGTTCCTCGAGGCGGTCGACGACGACCTCGAGACGGTCTTCGTCGGCAACCTCGCGATCGTCGGCGTGGCGGCCGTCGTCGCCGCCGTCGCCTACCTCGGACTGAACCTGGTCGCGTCGAGCGGACCGGTCGTCGGAACGCCGGCGTTGCTCGCCGTCCTGATCGGCGTCGGGACGCTGATCCCCGCGGTCGGCATGAAGCTCGTCTACGTCCCGTACGGGTTGTACCTCTTCGGCCTCGCGTTCTCGACGCCGGCGCCGCTCTGGCAGCCGATCGCGTTCTTCGCGCTCTCGTTTACCGTCGTCGATACGATCCCCGACTTCTTCGCGCGGTCGCTGCTCTCGGCACGCAGCGGCGTCCACATGGGGCTGGTCCTCCTCGGGTACTTCCTCGGAACGCTCGCGTTCGGCTGGTACGGGCTCTTCCTCGGTCCGATCGTCGTGGTGGCGGCGGTCCACTTCGCCGACCGGATCTTTCCCGACCTCGCGAGCGCGGTCCTCGCCGAGTGA
- the mch gene encoding 2-methylfumaryl-CoA hydratase encodes MTDWTDPDTFARALERVDTKEKGNCFEDFEEGDVIEHDPGLTLTRFGNEQWMSQTLNHDPAYWRTDAAEARGFEEPPIHPDYLTAATLGITVEDLSEKGGYFLGRTDVRFPGTPVYAGAELHVESEVVDCATSSSRPEYGIVSWRTRGTDAETGEVLCSYERTNMIPRREPVATDGSGAATTEADGNDEPDLPEAFVTPEGGYFEDFVAALEEADDENAAVAYRHERGRTQDDVTVASLPLATLNTAKQHHNVDVMSDSPSGDIVTYGDVTRSTALGHARSDEETWREVGFDDESFHTFVAVGDTVYAFTRVLEAENDASSDEAGTVRFEHIAFNQDDEPVYSGTRTAEIRKRSG; translated from the coding sequence ATGACTGACTGGACCGATCCAGACACGTTCGCACGGGCGCTCGAGCGAGTCGACACGAAGGAGAAGGGCAACTGCTTCGAGGACTTCGAGGAGGGGGACGTGATCGAACACGACCCCGGTCTCACCCTCACACGCTTCGGCAACGAGCAGTGGATGAGCCAAACGCTGAACCACGACCCGGCCTATTGGCGGACCGACGCCGCCGAGGCGCGGGGCTTCGAGGAGCCGCCGATCCACCCGGACTACCTCACCGCCGCGACGCTGGGGATCACCGTCGAGGATCTCAGCGAGAAGGGCGGCTACTTCCTCGGGCGCACCGACGTCCGGTTCCCCGGGACGCCCGTCTACGCGGGCGCCGAACTCCACGTCGAGAGCGAGGTCGTCGACTGCGCGACCTCGAGTTCCCGACCGGAGTACGGGATCGTCTCCTGGCGCACCCGCGGCACGGACGCCGAGACCGGCGAGGTGCTCTGCTCCTACGAACGGACGAACATGATCCCGCGTCGCGAGCCCGTGGCGACGGACGGGAGCGGGGCTGCAACAACGGAAGCGGACGGCAACGACGAGCCCGACCTCCCCGAGGCGTTCGTCACGCCCGAGGGCGGCTACTTCGAGGACTTCGTCGCGGCCCTCGAGGAAGCCGACGACGAGAACGCGGCCGTCGCCTACCGCCACGAGCGCGGCCGGACGCAGGACGACGTCACCGTCGCCTCGCTGCCGCTGGCGACGCTCAACACGGCCAAACAACACCATAACGTCGACGTGATGAGCGACTCGCCGTCGGGCGACATCGTCACCTACGGCGACGTCACCCGCTCGACCGCGCTGGGCCACGCCCGCTCGGACGAGGAGACCTGGCGCGAGGTCGGCTTCGACGACGAATCCTTCCACACGTTCGTCGCAGTCGGTGACACCGTCTACGCGTTCACGCGTGTGCTCGAGGCCGAAAACGACGCCTCGAGCGACGAGGCGGGCACCGTTCGGTTCGAACACATCGCGTTCAACCAGGACGACGAACCCGTCTACTCCGGCACGCGAACCGCGGAGATCCGGAAGCGCTCCGGCTGA
- the glmS gene encoding methylaspartate mutase subunit S has product MVLHTMSQTVVLGVIGSDAHVVGITILEQAFSAAGFDVINLGVQTSQEEFAEAAVAHDAEAVLVSSLYGHAEQDCQGFHEVLEDAGVDAVTYIGGNLAVGQDEFERTRRTFRRLGFDRVFDSETDPEDAIAALREDLQIRPTESERATISS; this is encoded by the coding sequence ATGGTTCTGCATACGATGTCCCAAACGGTCGTCCTCGGCGTGATCGGCTCCGACGCTCACGTCGTTGGAATCACCATCCTCGAACAGGCCTTCAGCGCAGCGGGCTTCGACGTGATCAACCTCGGCGTCCAGACCTCCCAGGAGGAGTTCGCCGAGGCCGCCGTAGCACACGACGCTGAGGCCGTACTGGTCTCCTCGCTCTACGGCCACGCCGAGCAGGACTGCCAGGGGTTCCACGAGGTCCTCGAGGACGCCGGGGTCGACGCCGTCACCTACATCGGCGGCAACCTCGCCGTTGGCCAGGACGAGTTCGAGCGGACCCGGCGCACCTTCCGGCGGCTCGGCTTCGATCGCGTGTTCGACTCCGAGACGGACCCCGAAGACGCGATCGCGGCGCTTCGGGAGGACCTGCAGATCAGACCGACCGAGTCCGAACGGGCCACTATCAGTTCGTAG
- the citE gene encoding L-malyl-CoA/beta-methylmalyl-CoA lyase → MTDDIRLCRTFQTAPAAVPKDDSAKYLVSALTAEGFQAPDWLVPDMEDGTAPNMKAEGLENTIEKVPEHDFPGEIWPRVEWSYEDEEYRRKGRDQIGRLVGEIGDEIDGVVVPKVGRLEDVRRAAEAVAEAEAEHGYDDGSIGLSIIVETGRARSDLREITMFGEGSRLTGLVFGPVDYTAELGGRDLGDGRPRWDGLLEAMSNEASAAGLVSIGGPFDDLFKERAGLTYYNADEYADQVEHEARLGLDGSWSLYPKQTIQANTIHMPTPDELERDVSKIERFNEAKREGTGAVTLDGQMVDEATFKNFKNTVEQVRAIDEMRPGQTEEYYDADLLERARDLELSYQ, encoded by the coding sequence ATGACCGACGACATCCGACTCTGTCGAACCTTCCAGACCGCACCGGCCGCCGTTCCGAAAGACGACTCGGCGAAGTACCTCGTCTCCGCGCTCACCGCGGAGGGCTTTCAGGCGCCCGACTGGCTCGTCCCCGACATGGAGGACGGCACGGCGCCGAATATGAAAGCGGAGGGCCTCGAGAACACCATCGAGAAGGTCCCCGAACACGACTTCCCCGGCGAGATCTGGCCCCGCGTCGAGTGGAGCTACGAGGACGAGGAGTACCGCCGGAAGGGCCGCGACCAGATCGGCCGCCTCGTGGGCGAGATCGGCGACGAGATCGACGGCGTCGTCGTCCCCAAGGTCGGTCGCCTCGAGGACGTCCGGCGCGCCGCCGAGGCCGTCGCGGAGGCCGAGGCCGAACACGGCTACGACGACGGCTCGATCGGCCTCTCGATCATCGTCGAGACCGGCCGCGCTCGGTCGGACTTACGCGAGATCACGATGTTCGGCGAGGGCTCCCGGCTGACCGGCCTCGTCTTCGGCCCCGTCGACTACACCGCCGAACTCGGCGGCCGCGACCTCGGCGACGGCCGGCCGCGCTGGGACGGCCTGCTCGAGGCGATGTCCAACGAGGCCAGCGCCGCCGGCCTCGTCTCCATCGGCGGCCCCTTCGACGACCTGTTCAAGGAACGGGCCGGTCTGACCTACTACAACGCCGACGAGTACGCCGATCAGGTCGAACACGAGGCCCGCCTCGGCCTCGACGGCTCCTGGTCGCTGTATCCGAAGCAGACGATTCAAGCCAACACGATCCACATGCCGACGCCTGACGAACTCGAGCGCGACGTGAGCAAGATCGAGCGGTTCAACGAGGCCAAACGCGAGGGCACCGGCGCGGTCACGCTCGACGGCCAGATGGTCGACGAGGCGACGTTCAAGAACTTCAAGAACACCGTCGAACAGGTCCGCGCGATCGACGAGATGCGCCCGGGACAGACCGAGGAGTACTACGACGCCGACCTGCTCGAGCGCGCTCGCGACCTCGAGCTTTCGTATCAGTAA
- a CDS encoding methylaspartate mutase subunit E produces MIRDERIPADELRRIDEEIRSNWSTGDDVDFEDAIAYHESLPDHKRFADVLESADKPLLQPRAGVPRLDDQIELLEYLHQEGQADLLPTTIDSYTRDNEYEKAQQGLAKARETGDDTLNGFPAVNHGVDGCRELIDSIDAPIEVRHGTPDARLLAAITFAGGFQSFEGGPISYNIPYTKRHGLEETIEKWQFVDRLAGAYTERGVRINREPFGPLTGTLVPPSIAIAIMIVEGQLAATQGVRSITLGYGQVGNVVQDVAALNALKKLGNEYLPDEVVVTTVFHEWMGGFPPDEARANGVIGLGGMTAAIAQPDKVITKSPQEFQGVPTKEANSAGLRTTRQVIDMAIEQQIDIDGIEEEQDLIERETRCLMDTIFEHGDGDVVQGTIEAFDSGALDVPFAPSDSAKGAVLPARDDDGRVRIFEWADLEMDDDIKEIHKARLSRRADTEGRKQSFRMVADDVDAISDGKLIGRPQSTGDV; encoded by the coding sequence ATGATACGAGACGAACGCATTCCCGCCGACGAGCTACGGCGTATCGACGAGGAAATCCGATCGAACTGGTCGACGGGCGACGACGTCGACTTCGAGGACGCAATCGCCTACCACGAGTCGCTGCCCGATCACAAGCGATTCGCGGACGTCCTCGAGTCGGCCGACAAACCCCTTCTCCAGCCGCGGGCCGGCGTCCCCCGGCTCGACGACCAGATCGAACTCCTCGAGTACCTCCACCAAGAGGGGCAGGCGGACCTCCTGCCGACGACCATCGACTCGTACACGCGCGACAACGAGTACGAGAAGGCCCAGCAGGGCTTAGCGAAGGCCCGCGAGACGGGCGACGACACGCTGAACGGGTTTCCGGCGGTCAACCACGGCGTCGACGGCTGCCGGGAGCTGATCGACTCGATCGACGCGCCGATCGAGGTCCGCCACGGGACGCCCGACGCCCGGCTGCTGGCCGCGATCACCTTCGCCGGCGGCTTCCAGAGCTTCGAGGGCGGTCCAATTTCGTACAACATTCCGTACACGAAACGCCACGGACTCGAGGAGACCATCGAGAAGTGGCAGTTCGTCGACCGGCTGGCGGGCGCCTACACCGAACGAGGCGTGCGGATCAACCGCGAGCCGTTCGGCCCGCTGACGGGGACGCTGGTCCCGCCGTCGATCGCCATCGCGATCATGATCGTCGAGGGCCAGCTCGCCGCTACGCAGGGCGTGCGCTCGATCACGCTCGGTTACGGGCAGGTCGGCAACGTCGTCCAGGACGTCGCCGCCCTGAACGCGCTGAAGAAGCTTGGCAACGAGTACCTCCCCGACGAGGTCGTCGTCACGACGGTCTTCCACGAGTGGATGGGCGGGTTCCCGCCGGACGAGGCCCGCGCCAACGGCGTGATCGGTCTCGGCGGGATGACCGCCGCCATCGCCCAGCCGGACAAGGTCATCACCAAGTCTCCTCAGGAGTTCCAGGGCGTCCCGACCAAGGAGGCCAACTCCGCCGGCCTGCGCACCACGCGGCAGGTCATCGACATGGCGATCGAGCAGCAGATCGACATCGACGGCATCGAGGAGGAACAGGACTTGATCGAGCGCGAGACGCGGTGTCTGATGGATACCATCTTCGAGCACGGCGACGGCGACGTCGTCCAGGGCACGATCGAGGCCTTCGACTCCGGCGCGCTGGACGTCCCCTTCGCCCCCAGCGACAGCGCGAAGGGCGCCGTCCTCCCCGCGCGGGACGACGACGGTCGCGTCCGCATCTTCGAGTGGGCCGACCTCGAGATGGACGACGACATCAAGGAGATTCACAAGGCGCGGCTCTCGCGCCGGGCCGACACCGAGGGCCGCAAACAGTCGTTCCGCATGGTCGCGGACGACGTCGACGCGATCAGCGACGGCAAGCTCATCGGCCGACCGCAGTCAACGGGTGACGTCTAA
- a CDS encoding hemolysin family protein — translation MVDLVADFARLFGAFVLVALNGFFVAAEFAYVRVRSSAVERAVAEGKTGATLLQEAVDNLDDYLATTQLGITIASLGLGWLGEPAVAALLEPVLAPVLPESLLHLVSFAIGFSFITFLHVVFGELAPKTISIAQAERVALLVSPLMKFFYYIFVPGIVVFNGTANAFTRLIGIPPASETDETLSEEEIRTVLSRSGSEGQIDAEEVEMIEQVFELDDTTVQQVMVPRPDAVTIASDRSLSDLRSLILEEGHTRYPVLDSDGDDQVVGFVDAKDVLRAGESEGDLESVTVGEVTREMPVVPETTRVTELLEQFQGDRAQMAAVIDEWGVFEGIVTVEDVIEVVVGDLRDGFDADEPSIDRRDDGAYVVDGGVTVSDVNERLDADFESDEFGTIGGLVLDRLGRAPEVGDHVEVDGYALEVSDVEGARIASLIVRENPRAEESTD, via the coding sequence ATGGTAGACCTCGTCGCCGACTTCGCGCGGCTGTTCGGGGCGTTCGTACTGGTCGCGCTGAACGGCTTCTTCGTCGCCGCGGAGTTCGCCTACGTCCGCGTTCGCTCCTCGGCCGTCGAACGGGCGGTCGCGGAGGGGAAGACCGGGGCGACGCTCCTGCAGGAGGCCGTCGACAACTTAGACGACTACCTCGCGACTACTCAGTTGGGGATCACCATCGCCTCGCTGGGGCTGGGGTGGCTGGGCGAACCGGCCGTCGCGGCCTTGCTCGAGCCGGTACTCGCACCGGTCCTGCCCGAGAGCCTGCTCCATCTCGTCTCCTTCGCCATCGGATTCAGCTTCATCACGTTCTTGCACGTCGTCTTCGGCGAACTCGCGCCGAAGACGATCTCGATCGCCCAGGCCGAGCGCGTCGCCCTGCTGGTCTCGCCGCTGATGAAGTTCTTCTATTACATTTTCGTCCCCGGGATCGTCGTCTTCAACGGGACGGCCAACGCCTTCACGCGACTGATCGGGATTCCGCCGGCCTCGGAGACCGACGAGACGCTCTCCGAGGAGGAGATCCGGACCGTCCTGAGCCGGTCCGGGAGCGAGGGCCAGATCGACGCGGAGGAGGTCGAGATGATCGAACAGGTGTTCGAACTCGACGACACGACCGTTCAGCAGGTGATGGTACCCCGTCCCGACGCCGTGACCATCGCCAGCGACCGCTCGCTCTCGGACCTTCGCTCGCTGATTCTCGAGGAGGGACACACTCGCTATCCGGTGCTCGACTCCGACGGGGACGATCAGGTGGTCGGCTTCGTCGACGCCAAGGACGTGCTGCGAGCTGGCGAGTCCGAGGGCGACCTCGAGAGCGTGACGGTCGGCGAGGTCACCCGCGAGATGCCGGTCGTTCCGGAGACGACGCGCGTCACCGAACTCTTAGAGCAGTTCCAGGGCGACCGAGCCCAGATGGCCGCGGTGATCGACGAGTGGGGCGTCTTCGAGGGGATCGTCACCGTCGAGGACGTCATCGAGGTGGTCGTCGGCGATCTCCGCGACGGGTTCGACGCGGACGAGCCCTCGATCGACCGGCGCGACGACGGCGCCTACGTCGTCGACGGCGGCGTTACCGTTTCGGACGTCAACGAGCGACTCGACGCCGACTTCGAGTCCGACGAGTTCGGCACGATCGGCGGGCTCGTGCTGGACCGGCTGGGCCGGGCCCCCGAGGTCGGCGACCACGTCGAGGTCGACGGCTACGCCCTCGAGGTGAGCGACGTCGAGGGGGCCCGAATCGCGTCGCTCATCGTTCGCGAGAATCCGCGCGCCGAGGAGTCGACCGACTAG
- a CDS encoding formate/nitrite transporter family protein, which produces MSVAPDPPEIFDRAAEEGERRLDQSWLELISTGFIAGFTIVFGLAALGIVHAVLEPRIGDAAKLPGSLAFGLGLVMLVVGRSELFNENFFDPVATAIERDDSWLIGPLLRLWSVTFALNLVGGALMVLVLSVPGALPSGTGEALVTVATEIVHREPMGVFADSIAGGALVALLSHLLEAVDGVGGRIAMAYVVGVLLALGPFDHVIVTVLHVFFGMAFGADIGVGALGTTTAVVTAGNVVGGLGLVTFSHIAQVEGSPSSDG; this is translated from the coding sequence ATGTCCGTCGCTCCCGATCCCCCCGAAATCTTCGACCGGGCGGCCGAAGAGGGGGAACGGCGCCTCGATCAGTCGTGGCTCGAGCTGATTTCGACCGGGTTCATCGCCGGATTCACGATCGTCTTCGGCCTCGCGGCGCTCGGCATCGTCCACGCGGTCCTCGAACCGCGCATCGGTGACGCCGCCAAACTCCCGGGATCGCTCGCGTTCGGACTCGGCCTCGTGATGCTGGTCGTCGGCCGATCGGAACTGTTCAACGAGAACTTCTTCGACCCCGTCGCGACGGCGATCGAGCGGGACGACTCGTGGCTGATCGGACCGCTGCTCCGCCTGTGGTCCGTCACGTTCGCTTTAAACCTCGTCGGCGGTGCCCTCATGGTGCTCGTGCTGTCGGTTCCCGGCGCGCTTCCCTCGGGAACGGGCGAGGCGCTGGTGACGGTCGCCACGGAGATCGTTCACCGGGAGCCGATGGGAGTGTTCGCGGACTCCATCGCGGGGGGTGCGCTCGTGGCGTTGCTCTCCCACCTGCTCGAGGCCGTCGACGGCGTCGGCGGTCGGATCGCTATGGCGTACGTCGTCGGCGTCCTGTTGGCGCTCGGCCCCTTCGATCACGTCATCGTCACCGTTCTCCACGTCTTCTTCGGGATGGCGTTCGGTGCCGACATCGGCGTCGGTGCGCTGGGGACGACGACCGCCGTCGTGACGGCCGGAAACGTCGTCGGCGGACTCGGCCTGGTCACGTTCAGTCACATCGCGCAAGTCGAGGGGTCTCCCTCATCCGACGGCTGA